TTCGTCGCGGCCTGCATCCTCGGAGGCCTAAGCGCCCCCGCGCTGGCCGATACCCAGGCGCGGCAATTCGTCTTGAACCTGCCGCTCGGCGTCGCCGTCGGCACCGAGGGCCTCGGCGCCTCCTTCGACATCGGACTCGAGCCCGAATTCTTCTTCACCGAGCACACCTCGCTGAGCCTGCGCCTCGAGGGCACGGTGGGCGACACCGACACCTTCCACGTCGGCGCGCGCTTTCGCTACTATTTCGACATCACTCCCAAGGTGAATCTCTTCGTCGGAGCCGGCATGGGTTACGTCGCCAATTTCGACGGCGCCGACTTCGGCGACGCCGCGATCCC
This genomic stretch from Deltaproteobacteria bacterium PRO3 harbors:
- a CDS encoding porin family protein — encoded protein: MLKKIIRHSQKIFVAACILGGLSAPALADTQARQFVLNLPLGVAVGTEGLGASFDIGLEPEFFFTEHTSLSLRLEGTVGDTDTFHVGARFRYYFDITPKVNLFVGAGMGYVANFDGADFGDAAIPVFGWQYDIGEHFKIGSDVSFDIVFNENNVAFLTRLMPVVVKWAF